From the genome of Oxyura jamaicensis isolate SHBP4307 breed ruddy duck chromosome 2, BPBGC_Ojam_1.0, whole genome shotgun sequence:
TGAAGGTTCTGTGTCGCTGAGAAGCTGGACAGATTTGGGTGGTAAATGCTGGAAGCCAGAAAAAAGGCTGTTAGACATGATGGTTTCACCTCCCACGTCTCCCCACCCAGCAAGACCAGTTGCTACTAGGACTATGAGGCTGCATGCTGCCTTTGGTCTAAGCATTTGGACTTCTTTCTGTGGAGAGGAGAGTGGGATGCCGGGGCTCTGAATGTCTGATTCTTGTATGGAGGCTTTGTTTGTGTCAATAAACTCAGTGATGATGCTACTAGCCAGAGAACTTGCAGAGTATGGAAGAGCAGGGAGTGTGTGGTCTAGTCTGAATGGGAAAACAGCTGTATAATCCTGGTGCTGTACCTAGAGAGATGCAGAATATGGGTGTAATTGATGAGCTAGTAAGAGTGATGAGGTGATTTCAGGCTCTCTAGTGATGAGTGCGTTACTTTCCTATGGGTTAGAAGTCTGTAGTCTGGTGCCTTGGTACCAGATGTTAGACCTGGTTAGACGGCAGGAAATATACAGCAGAAATACAGCTCCCTAAGTCTGGGTAAGGGCTGAACTGCAGTGGCTCTGCTAGGTCTCTAATTCCTCATGGGCAAGAAATTCCTAAGGATTTTCTTGGGTTGGAAAAGGAGGGAATCAGTGGGATCTGACtgcattttgtctgtttctttgtgACATATCTTACTGAATACAAATAATTGTGGAGTGTCTGTCTGCACACAGGGAAATCCATGCTTTTGTCAGCTATTGGGAAACGAGAAGTGCCCATTCCAGAGCACATTGACATCTATCACCTGACCCGAGAGATGCCTCCCAGTGACAAGACCCCTCTACAATGTGTGATGGAGGTGGATACAGAGAGAGCCATGTTAGAACGAGAGGCAGAGCGTCTGGCTCATGAGGATGGTAAAGCTTTTCAGAGTCCCTGTGGACAAGGGACATTTCCTCCACTTTCCCTTCCCACTGAAGAAAGGGTCTTACCTGGGTTCCTTGGCAGAGTTTTTACATATTactttttctcccagctgcccATTACTAGTTGAAAAGTCCACTTCTGTAGATGAAATTATCCAGTGTGACTTCTTAAGAAGCGTCTAAGTCATAGGAGTGGATGGGGCTGAATAGTGGTGAAGCAGATGGACTGTGAGCTTTCTCAGCTGTACAGATGTGCAGCTGAGAGCCAATCACTGTTAGAAGTGCTGACAGACAGGCTCTTTTTCAGCGGAGTGTGAGAAACTCATGGAGTTGTATGAACGTCTGGAGGAGCTGGACGCTGACAAGGCAGAAGCACGGGCCTCACGTATCCTGCACGGCCTGGGGTTTACACCAGCCATGCAGAGGAAGAAGCTGAAGGACTTTAGTGGTGGCTGGCGAATGAGGGTGGCTCTTGCTAGGTGAGTGGAATactgcctgctgccttctgggAAAATGCCTGTCTGATCCTGATGCTGCAAAGCCACATACACAGTTCTAAGAACTCAGAGGAGAGCTGGGAGGCTTTGGGTACCTGCATTTACTCTGTGCTGtcatctccctctccttttAGAGCCCTCTTCATTCGTCCATTCATGCTGCTGCTAGATGAACCCACAAACCACCTTGACTTGGATGCCTGTGTGTGGTTGGAAGAAGAGCTGAAAACGTAAGCATGAAGGAGTTTCCACCTTCTGTTGGTTGTAGTTTTCTGCTGGAACATCTTGTCAGCACGTGAGCAAGTGCTACAGGAGTAACTGTCTATAGTTCTTGTGGCTATGTAACTATACTGCATTactaattatatatttttagtagcttagtgggtagtattggtgataggagagcggttggactagatgatcttgtaggtcctttccaaccccgTGTTTCTATGATACCTTGTGCTTGCTGCTATGTGTTTTTGCAGAACGGTTCTTGATGGTAATGAATTCAAGATAAGTCTGTCTCTTCCttagtgaaaaaaatgagaaatactggTACAGGTTAAAGTAACTTCCTGAAAGCCAGGAGCAGACCTGGGAGGCGTGTACCAGCACTGTGTGCTGTACCAGTAGTGTTAACTTTCTAGACCTGGCCTCCAGCTCAGCTTTTTGcatattgtttttctcttcaccAACTGTAGTATCCATGTCTGCTGGTTTCATCTTGTTCTAGTATGTGCATGcaactgttttttattaaacaaagttaaaatgttaatgcttAAGGCAAAAGATTTCGGAATAGCTGTGAGGTCTAGGTTATTTGGGTTGTGTTAAAAGAACTGTGCATATAAGCACGTGAGAAGGGCTTTTCATTTGCTGAGGTTATTCTTTCAGCTGTGTCAGTTGAACCTTTCGTCTGTTTTATATATCAGGTGTTTTAGGAAAGTAATTTGAACCTCTCTCCTCTTGGGGGGAGGCTTTAGCCAGTCATCTTACAAACTTGGAAAGGAACCTGTGATAGAGAACCTAAGAGATGGTAGACGGTAAAAAGgtgaaaatgagaagcaaaggTTGAATCTTCTAAGAAGCGTGACACCGGTGGAGTTCTGCATCAGTAGCAGTAGTAATCCACTGCAAAGGTAGCCAGCTCTCGACTCTTTGTGAATATGGAAGAAGAGTGCCTTATGGTGAAGGATGTCTTAGAAAGCTGGTTGTCGCTGCTTTACTGCAAATTTCCTGAAGCATCTCTAAGGCTTCTATCTTTTTGTTCTTAATCTGGCCGTAAACAAGAGAGATCTGTTGCATGTAAATCCTTTGTCACCATCAGGGGCAACAAGCAATTATTTTCCTAGCTTAGTCTCTATTAAGTTTTGTGGTACCACAGGTTCAAGCGGATCCTTGTGCTGATATCCCACTCCCAGGACTTCTTGAATGGTGTCTGCACCAACATAATCCACATGCACAACCGCAAACTGAAGTACTACACAGTGAGTGAACGGTGTCTTGTGCAACTAACAAAAACAGAGGAGCTGTCCTCTGGGGCATGTCTGATGTTTTGTGGTCTCTCTCTTTAGGGAAATTATGATCAGTATGTAAAGACTCGCTTGGAActagaagaaaatcaaatgaagCGTTTCCACTGGGAACAAGATCAGATTGCCCACATGAAGGTACCTGCCTAGCTGCACGAATATCTTTCTGCCTGTGCAGCCGTGCCCCTCCCTAGCCTTTGTATCATGGCTTTTGGCtaactttgtattttgttgCAGAATTACATTGCGCGATTTGGTCATGGTAGTGCAAAACTGGCCAGGCAAGCTCAGAGCAAGGAGAAGACCCTTCAAAAAATGATGGCTTCTGGATTGACAGAGAGAGTGGTGAACGATAAGGTGGGATCAAACGCGGGATTGCTTCTGGAGATCAGTGTAGGAAACTTGGGCCAGATAAGCAAAATGAACTTTATCTGATGACAGGAATGGCTGACACAGCTGAGAGCAAAAGTAGGATTCCCTTCCAGATTCCTGTACTGAAGATAGGGTATTGCTGGAGTGGAAAGAggagagttatttttttttcttccaatgaaGGGAAGGGGATTTGTCATACCAGTAAGGCCATTTTGGTAGACACTGAATAAATGTCTGAAAGTTGGAGAAGATCAGGGAGGAtgctcagagcagctcctgctagTTTGAAAAGTATAAGCACCCATTTGcttcaaagggaaagaaataggGAATCATTAGCCAGCAGATGAACATGCATAAACGCGTGAGTGAGTTGCCAGAGGGAACAGGGAGTGAAATAAAGGGATTGGTCTGTATGTGCTCCAGGGTGTCTAACAAGTGGATATTCTGTGTTGACAGACTTTGTCATTCTATTTCCCTCCCTGTGGAAAAATCCCCCCTCCTGTCATCATGGTGCAGAACGTAAGCTTCAAATACACCAAGGACGGGGTGAGTATAGGGAGTGTGCATGGGTTGTATGGAGTTTACTTGTATCCTCTGCGTTGTAATGGGGTCTCTGGGGTAAGTTTTATGGTCAGGCTGCAGCGTATCGCCAGTGGATCAGATTTCTTGGCAGTGTTAATGCTGAGTCTGCTGAAGACAGCTTTACAGGTTCAGCATGGAGAATCTAGGTAGTAATGGAAAGGCATAAAATGTCATAATTTATGTGGTTTGCAGCCATGGATCTATAATAACTTGGAGTTTGGGATTGACCTGGATACCCGTGTAGCTCTTGTTGGACCCAATGGAGCTGGAAAGTCAACACTGCTGAAACTGCTCACAGGAGAGGTATGCTCCCAGCATTGTCTACCCTGTTCTGGCCCTTTATtctttgggtagtcttcaatGAAGCTGCATTTATTTGTGAGAGCACCCCTATCAGACTTTGGAAATCTTGAAATCTTGCTGCAGTATAGGGCTTTTTCTGTCATGCTGTATGTTCAGACATACAGAAGGCTGGCATACGGCGAAAGAAGAGATTTCATGGTGAAAtacttttgtcttctctttttagCTGCTGCCCACAGACGGGATGATCCGCAAGCACTCACATGTAAAGATTGGTAGATACCACCAGGTACTCCCTACAGCAACTGCCATGGACATGAAATGCTGAGGAAAAAGCTAACAGCAATGGGGAATCTTGTCTCTCTATTTCTGCTTCTGAGgcccatcctgctgctgcttttctatgCCTTGAGCTTGGGGAGGGAACTGTTCTTCTGGCAGAATGGACTGTAGCCAATGTTCCTGCCCTGAAAAGAGGCTTGCTGTGGTCCTTTTTGTTTAGCCTCTCACCTTTTACTGGAGAGATGGTTGCCCCATGCTTGATGTTGGACAAGCCTGCTATTCTGAAGCAGCACCCCCGCTCCTGAAATGGAGACTGCTTCCGTAATGTTTCAACACAGTGAATGTGCCAGGGGTGGGATTATCATCTCGTGgattctgctgctttgctggcaCCAGAGAGGTATAAGGGGGGAGATGGGTGGCATGCACAGCCTGACGCtggcttttgttctttgttagCACTTGCAAGAGCAGTTGGACTTAGACCTCTCACCCTTGGAGTACATGCTGAAATGCTACCCAGAGAtcaaggagaaggaggagatgAGAAAAATCATTGGCAGATACGGTCTgacagggaagcagcaggtcaGTATGAGCTGTTGAGGTTTTCTTCTTATGCATTAGGGAAGTAGAGCTgttgtattttctgttgttctaCAGATACCTGACAGTGTGATGCAGCATGGTGCACCACAGCATCTAAATACTTCTTCCATGTCTGCCTttaaatttggagaaaaaataactcaTGGCTCACAGTAACTTACTTTGTGTTGCAGCAGTTTGTGGGTTGAAATGGGTGACCTCCTCGGAACCCGGGTGAAGGAAGAAGGGTTGTGGCATAGTGCTAGCCTCAATTATATTTCAATTATAACTTGACCTAGCTTGCTTATCTCTCGTTCTGAGATGACTGCCAGTCAGAAATGCCAGAACATATTCTCAGCTGGGTGTGGGGAACACATGGTTCAAGCAAATGAGCATAGAATCTCTAGTGGTGCTCTAACTCTAAACACGCCACGCTCCTGTATATTACATTTTGGTGGGAGTTGTCATTATCACTGCAGTTAGCCTTGATTTTTACACTGTTCTTCCCCATTTGTCACTCAGGAAGTTGAGAGTAGCTTTAGGCTTTTGTCAGGATGCAATGAACATTAGGCAGATCTCAACTTTCCTTTGGAACCTCTAACACAAGCTGAGTCTTGCTATGGACATCCCTTTTTCTGGAATTCACTTGTTTTGCTGGTAAAGGAAGCCTAGTCTAGTTGTAAGCCTACATTTGTCCTCTTGTGTCATGCAGCTGCAGCAAACATAGTTTGAACTGTGAATATTTTGTAGTCAGTGTGGCGTCTAGAAACTGGTGCTATAAGGtaccctgcagagctgcaaatCGTGTCTGTGTTTGTCAGGTGAGCCCCATTCGGAACCTCTCTGATGGGCAGAAGTGCCGCGTGTGCTTTGCATGGCTGGCCTGGCAGAATCCTCACATGCTTTTCCTCGATGAACCCACCAACCATTTGGACATAGAAACGATAGATGCCCTGGCAGATGCTATCAATGAATTTGAAGGAGGAATGATGCTCGTCAGCCATGACTTCAGACTCATCCAGCAGGTAAGGGTGAATTTTGGCAAACCAACTTTCCAACATGGAGTAATTAAAGCAAGATGTTTTCAACTGTTTTCAGCTGTTCCTTATCCTGAAAAGATGTGGGACTGCAAAATATCACTGCATATGATTCCCTTGCCGTGTTCATGTAGAATAATTGCATAGCCTTGGAAAGCATTTAGGCatgtgaaagcaaaaaaaaagtgctaaaagTGAAGAATAGGTTAAATGGAGATCATGACACATGTGGAGACTTTAACTAGATTGTCTTAAATGATACTGGAGTAGTTCTAGCAGTTTTCTTTATCACTCAATCTGTACAGGTTAAGGAAGTCACTCCATACACACAGAAATGTCGGGTGCTGATTTATCAAATATAGCTTTGTCTGCAAGTTcagatacaattttatttttcagtgcagcatATCCAGGTAGTTCATGTCAAGAACTACCTTTTCCAATTCCCAGCTTAGCAGGAAGTGAATTTCTTCTTATTccatgaatgaaaaaaaacaaatgtggaGGGTTCAAGGACTGTTAGTTTTAAAATCCTgtataaattattcagaaaacgCCCGGTGGGATATTTCACTGCAGATATCTTTCTTTAGTAGTCAAATGTGTGAAACTTAATAGACTCTCTCCTTGCTCAATAGACTCTCTCTCCTTCAGAGAGTAGATTTTggttaattttatatttttggtaaaATTATAAAATGCTGCACTATAAACCTCCGTTTCCTCGTGTATTTGCTTCCAGGTTGCGCAGGAGATCTGGGTCTGTGAGAAGCAGACAATCACAAAGTGGCAAGGTGACATCCTCGCCTATAAGGAACATCTCAAGTCAAAGTTGGTGGATGAAGATCCACAGCTCACCAAAAAGACCCACAATGTGTGAGCTCTAGAGCAGTCGGTCAGGTGCTCTCTGTGGAGACTGACAGTGGCCAACATGACTCACTCACCTGCCGACTGGAATGGGACTCTGCTGCTATCTCTGTGGCTGTGTTCTAGGATTGCTGCAATACTGCTTCCCCTTGACTTGCCTTGCACCTCTGTATCTGGACAGATCTCTTCTCTCCTGATCTGGCTGCATTTGGGCAACCATTTCCATATTTAGATGATGTCCCATCTGAGCCAGGCCTTGGAATCTAACGGTCTGGGGTCGTGGCAGTTAGGGTGTCTGAGTTGCAGTGATACAGAAGTGGAGACCCCAGCCCAGCTTaccctgcctcctccttcccaatttctgcttcagtttaGATACTTCACTTCAAACTCCTCTGgccttggtttgtttttaactattaTTTAACAGTGTAATTAACAGATCTGCCTGAGAATCCATCAGTCAATAAAGAGGGAAGAACAGTCTTGTTTTGTGAGCTGTAGTAGTTATTGGGGCACGCTGGGGCAAATCAGCCAGTACTGAGCTCTAGGAGTAAGGATGCGGGGCTCTCTCATATGAAGGTTTGTTCCTTTGCTATTACCAAAGTCCTCTTGTTATGACCAGAATTTGGGGTGTAAATGAAGGTGTGAGTACTGAGCTCTGGAATTGTACAGAGCAGAGTACGACGATCCTTGCAGCTAGGAAACTGCTAATCCACATGTTGAACACTGGGTTTTCCAGATAATGACAGAAGGGGGAGCAAGTCAcacgtgctttttttttttttttcattttctcttgttaACAAATACAACTTGAAAGGGTTCTGAAGATTGGAAATTAGTCAATGTAGATCTGTAGAATACCAGCACTTCTTCTCTACAAATGAACAACTTAGATGCATGTTTTTTCCGTCACCTTAAATTGTATGGGTCTAATATGAGGCTCTTATTAAATCAGGATTTTTGGACTATGAagtaattatttcttccttccaggTTTAACTAAACAAGACTAATCAGCTAAAGTTagtttaacttttttgttgttcttaacatttttttagatAAGTTGTTTAAACTGCATTTGCCACAGCAACTTAAATTTCctgaataaaatacttcttaatgtatttttaaatcaattagAAGGCActaaaaaagtagaaaatcaAACTAAATACCTTCTTATGATCATGAGttatcattttcattaattacGACACATGAGTATGGCAGCACTGGTCATGTGAAAGGTTCACGTAATCCAGTAACCTATTCCAACAGGACATGTTGACAGAGAATTTGAAGAACAAGACAGAAATGTAGTTGTACTTTTCAGATGCCAACTGGCTGTGGCTCTGGCCTTTTGAGCAAACTAATTTTGCTCAAAAAAATCTTCCCTGCCCATGAAcgggggggttggaaccagatggtctttaaggtatcccttccaacccgagctaTTCTATCAAAgtatttccctgctttttccaAAGGGACCATCCAAGTTGTAGACTGCTGCTGTAGAAGCACCGTGTATCATCCACAGGACAAATGTCACGGGGGAGCTGCTTCCAGTAGATACTGCAGAACATTTagttttttctgtgttttcagcaaTTATTGGAGattgaggagggaaaaaagtgttttctaagaaaataatgcagattAATATAAATGCTGTTTATGTTAGCTTTGCGGAAAAGTCTAGAATGCACTGAAAGGTCACTTGAatgaatatcacagaatcacagaatagtctaggttggaagagacctccaagatcaccgagtccaacctctgacctaacgctaacaagtcctccactaaaccatatccctaagctctacatctaaacgtcttttaaagacctccagggatggggactcaaccacttccctgggcagcctattccagtgactaacaacccgttcagtaaagaagttcttcctaatatccaacctattccccctcgtcctgtcaccaggcacatgggagaacagaccaaccgccacctcgctacagcctcccttcaggtacctgtagagtgcaataaggtcgcccctgagccgcctcttctccaggctgaacacccccagctccctcagccgctcctcgtaagccttgttctccaggcccctcaccagcttcgtagcccttctctggactcgctcgagcacctccacgtccttcttgtagcgaggggcccaaaactgaatgcagtacttgaggtgcggcctcaccagagccgagtacagggggacaatcacttccctggacctgctggccacgctgtttcttatgcaagccaggatgctgctggccttcttggccacatgagcacactgctggctcatattcagccgactgtcaaccactactcccaggtccttctctgccaggcagctttctaaccacacatctcccagcctgtagctctgcttggggttgttgtgccccaggtgcaggacccggcacttggccttgttgaacttcataccgttggccttggcccatcggcccagcctatccagatcctcctgcagagccttcctaccctcgagcagatcgacacacgcacctaacttggtgtcgtctgcaaacttactgagggcgcacttgatcccctcgtccagaaGAGAAGAATATGTCATAGTGTGATACCTGGACGCTAACAGAGGTAGTGatggagaaaaagcaactgCACACAAGTAAGTAGGGTAAAGACTGACTGCTagcacagaatttaaaatgagaattgaTGAATGCAGGTCTTCGTTAGTTCTGCTCTCTaggttttaaaaagatgttgGTGAGTTGAAAAGGGTTGCAAAGTAGCTATGAGAACAATGAGGTCTGGAAGTCTTGCCTGAGGCTGCAGATGttccttttgctgttgcttATTCTTAGTCAAGGCTTGGCAGTGACTCTATCACCACATTTCACATCTGTGTAGTCAAAGGCCATGGTGGCAATAATAAATGCTCGGTGgcacggagccgtgtgggagcagttcctgaagagctgctgcctgtgggcagcccccgcaggctcagctggggaaggacggcatccctgggagggaccccacggggagcaggggcagagggggACCGCGAAGGAGCCAGGGAGACAATGAATGCATCAGGGACTGACCTCGCCAGGGAGACTGCATCggggactgaccgcagcccctgctccctgttCCTCTACACCGCTCACGGGGAGGACATAGAAGAGGTTGGGTGGAGGGGAGATGTCTTttagtgctttttaaaaattattattattttttgttgttgttgtttcttactgctctagcttgttagtaataggtaatacattttattaatctcctTCTGCTGcgtctgttttgcctgtgatgataattgttgagtgatctcct
Proteins encoded in this window:
- the ABCF2 gene encoding ATP-binding cassette sub-family F member 2 isoform X1 is translated as MPSDLAKKKAAKKKEAAKARQRPRRAPEENGDAGTEPQEVRPPEANGTALPDIEVDALTKEMEDFELKKAAARAVTGVLASHPNSTDVHIINLSLTFHGQELLSDTKLELNSGRRYGLIGLNGIGKSMLLSAIGKREVPIPEHIDIYHLTREMPPSDKTPLQCVMEVDTERAMLEREAERLAHEDAECEKLMELYERLEELDADKAEARASRILHGLGFTPAMQRKKLKDFSGGWRMRVALARALFIRPFMLLLDEPTNHLDLDACVWLEEELKTFKRILVLISHSQDFLNGVCTNIIHMHNRKLKYYTGNYDQYVKTRLELEENQMKRFHWEQDQIAHMKNYIARFGHGSAKLARQAQSKEKTLQKMMASGLTERVVNDKTLSFYFPPCGKIPPPVIMVQNVSFKYTKDGPWIYNNLEFGIDLDTRVALVGPNGAGKSTLLKLLTGELLPTDGMIRKHSHVKIGRYHQHLQEQLDLDLSPLEYMLKCYPEIKEKEEMRKIIGRYGLTGKQQVSPIRNLSDGQKCRVCFAWLAWQNPHMLFLDEPTNHLDIETIDALADAINEFEGGMMLVSHDFRLIQQVAQEIWVCEKQTITKWQGDILAYKEHLKSKLVDEDPQLTKKTHNV
- the ABCF2 gene encoding ATP-binding cassette sub-family F member 2 isoform X2; translated protein: MPSDLAKKKAAKKKEAAKARQRPRRAPEENGDAGTEPQEVRPPEANGTALPEVDALTKEMEDFELKKAAARAVTGVLASHPNSTDVHIINLSLTFHGQELLSDTKLELNSGRRYGLIGLNGIGKSMLLSAIGKREVPIPEHIDIYHLTREMPPSDKTPLQCVMEVDTERAMLEREAERLAHEDAECEKLMELYERLEELDADKAEARASRILHGLGFTPAMQRKKLKDFSGGWRMRVALARALFIRPFMLLLDEPTNHLDLDACVWLEEELKTFKRILVLISHSQDFLNGVCTNIIHMHNRKLKYYTGNYDQYVKTRLELEENQMKRFHWEQDQIAHMKNYIARFGHGSAKLARQAQSKEKTLQKMMASGLTERVVNDKTLSFYFPPCGKIPPPVIMVQNVSFKYTKDGPWIYNNLEFGIDLDTRVALVGPNGAGKSTLLKLLTGELLPTDGMIRKHSHVKIGRYHQHLQEQLDLDLSPLEYMLKCYPEIKEKEEMRKIIGRYGLTGKQQVSPIRNLSDGQKCRVCFAWLAWQNPHMLFLDEPTNHLDIETIDALADAINEFEGGMMLVSHDFRLIQQVAQEIWVCEKQTITKWQGDILAYKEHLKSKLVDEDPQLTKKTHNV